From a region of the Opisthocomus hoazin isolate bOpiHoa1 chromosome 21, bOpiHoa1.hap1, whole genome shotgun sequence genome:
- the GGA3 gene encoding ADP-ribosylation factor-binding protein GGA3 isoform X2, whose product MKNCGRRFHNEVGKFRFLNELIKVVSPKYLGDRVSEKVKTKVVELLYSWTVALPEESKIKDAYYMLKRQGIVMFDPVIPADRTLIPSPPPRPKNPVFDDEEKSKLLAKLLKSKNPDDLQEANKLIKSMVKEDEARIQKVTKRMHTLEEVNNNVKLLNEMLVHYSKEDSSEADRELMKELYERCETKRRTLFKLASETEDNDSSLGDILQASDNLSRVINSYKKVIEGQVINGEVDLPVMSVVEGSNSTSNLNTLIDLAGPDITSTPPPPLPPPSLTPAPAGAPAPTEIPILPPPPQTFTQSRSSSSSHVEAAPAQQSSTANSLSLLDEELLCLGLNDPAPAAVKDISENNQWSMFENDQLDLDFFNPKMVTVACNPAGNPLLHHTSQTSCGTPVTLPSAFTASQTAPSIPAPNSAPFVFSAGQAAPAGPPKTISAAPAYFSSSVGSNMSHKMDSLEQLLEEAKGTAAQGMVTPSVFPGVTLPTTVTAAPLIAPAGLPATAPGAPPVPFPSSCTAGSGSPLFQPAPFQQQGSPMKAPEISLANVHVPLESIKPSSALPVTAYDKNGFRILLHFARECPPGRSDVLVVVVSMLNTAPLPVKNIVLQAAVPKSMKVKLQPPSGTELSPFNPIQPPAAITQVMLLANPAKEKVRLRYRLTFTLGDQPSTEVGEVDQFPPVEQWGNL is encoded by the exons TACCTGGGAGACCGAGTCTCAGAGAAGGTGAAGACCAAAGTCGTTGAATTGCTGTATAGCTGGACAGTGGCGTTGCCAGAAGAATCCAAAATCAAGGATGCCTACTACATGCTGAAGCGACAAG GGATCGTTATGTTTGATCCTGTGATTCCTGCAGACAGAACCCTGATTCCTTCTCCACCGCCTCGTCCCAAAAACCCTGTGTTTGATGATGAGGAGAAATCCAAG CTCCTAGCCAAACTGCTGAAAAGCAAAAACCCAGATGATTTACAAGAGGCCAACAAGCTTATAAAATCCATGGTAAAAGAG GATGAGGCTCGCATTCAAAAAGTGACAAAACGCATGCACACACTGGAGGAAGTAAATAACAACGTGAAGCTGCTAAATGAGATGCTGGTTCACTACAGCAAAGAGGACTCCTCAGAGGCTGATAGGGAGCTCATGAAG GAGCTCTATGAGAGGTGTGAAACCAAAAGACGGACGTTATTCAAGCTGGCCAGTGAGACAGAGGATAATGACAGCAGTTTGG GGGATATTCTGCAGGCCAGTGACAATTTATCCCGTGTGATAAATTCCTATAAAAAAGTAATAGAGGGGCAAGTGATCAATGGTGAAGTGGATCTCCCTGTGATGTCTGTAGTGGAAG GGAGTAACTCCACAAGTAATCTCAACACCCTCATTGACCTTGCTGGACCGGACATCACCAGCACCCCGCCACCTCCACTGCCACCCCCCAGCCTGACGCCAGCCCCTGCAGGAGCCCCGGCCCCGACAGAAATCCCCATTCTCCCACCGCCTCCCCAGACATTCACACAGTCGCGGAGCAGTTCCTCTAGCCACGTGGAAGCCGCACCCGCTCAGCAGAGCAGCACGGCCAACTCCCTCTCCTTGCTGGATGAGGAGCTTCTCTGCTTAG gcCTGAATgacccagcccctgcagcagtgAAGGACATCTCAGAAAACAACCAGTGGAGCATGTTTGAG AATGACCAGTTGGACCTGGATTTCTTTAATCCGAAGATGGTGACTGTTGCTTGCAACCCTGCAGGGAACCCTCTTCTCCATCACACATCACAGACCTCATGTGGAACACCAGTGACGCTGCCCTCTGCTTTCACAGCCTCTCAGACtgctcccagcatcccagcaccaaACTCAGCACCGTTTGTATTCTCTGCTGGACAGGCTGCCCCTGCAGGGCCTCCTAAGACTATTTCAGCTGCTCCTGCGTACTTCAGCTCATCTGTGGGGAGCAACATGTCACATAAGATGGATTCATTGGAACAACTCCTTGAAGAAGCCAAAGG gACTGCCGCTCAAGGCATGGTGACGCCTTCAGTGTTCCCTGGGGTTACTTTGCCAACCACTGTCACCGCTGCCCCGTTAATAGCAcctgcagggctgccagccaCTGCCCCTGGAGCCCCTCCAGTTCCTTTCCCCAGCAGCTGTACTGCTGGCTCAGGAAGTCCTCTCTTCCAGCCGGCACCATTCCAGCAGCAAGGCAGCCCCATGAAAGCACCTGAAATTTCTCTGGCCAATGTCCACGTTCCCTTGGAATCCATTAAACCCA GCAGTGCTCTCCCGGTGACAGCCTATGACAAGAACGGCTTCCGGATCCTCTTGCACTTTGCCAGGGAGTGCCCGCCAGGAAGGTCGGATGTGCTGGTCGTGGTGGTCTCCATGCTGAACACGGCACCGCTTCCTGTGAAGAACATcgtgctgcaggctgctgtgccgAAG tCCATGAAAGTGAAGTTACAGCCACCCTCTGGCACAGAGCTCTCTCCATTCAATCCCATCCAGCCGCCTGCTGCCATCACCCAAGTCATGCTTCTGGCCAATCCTGCGAAG GAGAAAGTGAGGCTGCGATACAGACTGACCTTCACCCTGGGAGACCAACCCAGCACAGAGGTTGGCGAAGTGGATCAGTTTCCCCCGGTAGAGCAGTGGGGGAATCTATGA